One stretch of Bos indicus x Bos taurus breed Angus x Brahman F1 hybrid chromosome 22, Bos_hybrid_MaternalHap_v2.0, whole genome shotgun sequence DNA includes these proteins:
- the IL17RC gene encoding interleukin-17 receptor C isoform X1, whose product MPVPWFLLSLALGRNPVVLSLERVVGPQDTARCSPGLSCHLWDGDVLCLPGSLVSAPGPVLVPTRLQTELVLRCHEETDCDLCVRVAVHLAVQGYWEDPEDEEKFRRAADPELEEPRNASLQAHIVLSFQAYPTAHCVLLEVQVPAALVQPGQSVGSVVFDCFEAALGAEVQIWSYTQPRYQKELNLTQQLPDCRGLEVQDNIQSCWALPWLNVSADGEDVRLVLDVSEEQRFGLSLYWNQVQGPIKPWWHSNLTGPQTITLNHTDLVPCLCIQVWPLEPDSVRTSICPFREDPRAHRNLWRAARLQLLPPLGWRLDAPCSLPAEATLCWQPLDGGPCLSLVPPLPRENVTVNKVLEFPLLKGHPNVCVQVSTWEKLQLQECLWADSLGPRKDDMLLVETRGPQDNGSLCALEPSGCTPLLSRASTRAARLGEQLLQDVQSGQCLQLWDNDLGALWACPMDKYIHQRWALVWLACLLLAAVLFLLLLLKMSRVKGWLRLLKENIRAGAAAGSRAALLLYSADDASFERLVGSLASALCQLPLRVAVDLWSRRDLSAQGALAWFHAQRRQTLQEGGVVVLLFSPGAVALCREWLQDATSAPRAHDPHDAFAASLSCVLPDFLQGRAPGRYVGAYFDKLLPADAVPALFRSVPVFSLPSQLPDFLGTLQGSAAPRPRRLAERAEQVSRALQPALDSCFRPPGAPGTGRGMGPEAGDRT is encoded by the exons ATGCCTGTGCCCTGGTTCCTTCTGTCCTTGGCTCTGGGCCGGAACCCCGTGGTCCTCTCTCTGGAGAGGGTTGTGGGGCCTCAGGACACGGCTCGCTGCTCTCCG GGCCTgtcctgccatctctggg ATGGTGACGTGCTCTGCCTGCCTGGGAGCCTCGTGTCCGCCCCAGGCCCCGTGCTGGTGCCCACACGCTTGCAGACAGAGCTGGTGCTGAGGTGCCACGAGGAGACTGACTGTGACCTCTGTGTGCGTGTGGCCGTCCACTTGGCCGTGCAGG GGTACTGGGAAGATCCTGAAGATGAAGAGAAGTTTAGAAGAGCAGCTGACCCAGAGCTTGAGGAGCCTAGGAATG CCTCTCTCCAGGCCCACATCGTGCTCTCCTTCCAGGCCTACCCTACTGCCCACTGTGTCCTGCTGGAGGTGCAAGTGCCTGCTGCCCTCGTGCAGCCTGGTCAGTCTGTG GGCTCTGTAGTATTTGACTGTTTCGAGGCTGCCCTGGGGGCTGAGGTGCAAATCTGGTCCTACACTCAGCCCAGGTACCAGAAGGAACTCAATCTCACGCAGCAGCTCCCTG ACTGCAGGGGTCTGGAAGTCCAGGACAACATTCAGAGCTGCTGGG ccctgccctggcTCAACGTGTCTGCAGATGGCGAGGACGTGCGCCTGGTGCTGGACGTCTCTGAGGAGCAGCGCTTCGGCCTCTCTCTGTACTGGAACCAGGTCCAGGGCCCTATAAAACCCTGGTGGCACAGTAACCTG ACTGGACCACAGACCATTACCTTGAACCACACGGACCTGGTCCCCTGCCTCTGTATTCAG GTGTGGCCCCTGGAGCCCGACTCTGTCAGGACCAGCATCTGCCCCTTTAGGGAGG ACCCCCGCGCACACCGAAACCTCTGGCGCGCTGCCCGATTGCAGCTGCTTCCCCCGCTGGGCTGGCGGCTAGACGCGCCATGCTCACTGCCCGCCGAGGCCACTCTGTGCTGGCAGCCACTGGATGGGGGCCCCTGCCTGTCGCTGGTCCCGCCGCTGCCCCGAGAAAATGTTACTGTGAAT AAGGTTCTTGAGTTCCCCTTGCTGAAAGGCCACCCCAACGTCTGTGTCCAG GTGAGCACCTGGGAGAAGCTACAGCTACAAGAGTGCTTGTGGGCTG ACTCCCTGGGGCCTCGCAAGGATGACATGCTGCTGGTGGAGACACGAGGCCCCCAGGACAATGGTTCCCTCTGTGCCTTGGAACCCAGTGGCTGCACCCCACTGCTCAGCAGGGCATCCACG AGGGCAGCTCGCCTTGGAGAGCAGTTACTACAAGACGTGCAGTCGGGCCAGTGTCTACAG CTCTGGGACAATGACCTGGGAGCACTCTGGGCCTGCCCCATGGACAAGT ACATCCACCAGCGCTGGGCCCTGGTCTGGCTGGCCTGCTTACTCTTGGCCGCTgtgcttttccttctccttcttctcaaAATGAGCCGTGTGAAAG GGTGGCTGAGGCTCTTGAAGGAGAACATCCGCGCGGGGG CGGCCGCCGGGAGCCGCGCGGCTCTGCTCCTCTACTCCGCCGACGACGCGAGCTTCGAGCGCCTGGTGGGCTCCCTGGCCTCGGCGCTGTGCCAGCTGCCGCTGCGCGTGGCCGTGGACCTGTGGAGCCGTCGCGATCTGAGCGCGCAGGGAGCGCTGGCCTGGTTCCATGCGCAGCGGCGCCAGACCCTGCAGGAGGGCGGCGTGGTGGTCCTGCTCTTCTCGCCCGGGGCCGTGGCGCTATGCCGCGAGTGGCTGCAGGATGCCACTTCGGCGCCCAGGGCGCACGACCCGCACGATGCCTTTGCCGCCTCGCTCAGCTGCGTGCTGCCGGACTTCTTGCAGGGCCGCGCGCCCGGCCGCTACGTCGGGGCCTACTTTGACAAACTACTGCCCGCGGACGCCGTGCCCGCCCTGTTCCGCAGCGTGCCAGTCTTCTCTTTGCCCTCACAGCTGCCCGACTTTCTGGGGACTTTGCAGGGATCCGCCGCCCCCCGCCCTCGGCGGCTCGCGGAGAGAGCGGAGCAAGTGTCCCGGGCCCTGCAGCCCGCCCTGGATAGCTGTTTCCGGCCCCCGGGGGCCCCGGGGACAGGACGCGGGATGGGGCCTGAGGCAGGAGACAGAACTTGA
- the IL17RC gene encoding interleukin-17 receptor C isoform X4, protein MPVPWFLLSLALGRNPVVLSLERVVGPQDTARCSPGLSCHLWDGDVLCLPGSLVSAPGPVLVPTRLQTELVLRCHEETDCDLCVRVAVHLAVQGYWEDPEDEEKFRRAADPELEEPRNASLQAHIVLSFQAYPTAHCVLLEVQVPAALVQPGQSVGSVVFDCFEAALGAEVQIWSYTQPRYQKELNLTQQLPDCRGLEVQDNIQSCWALPWLNVSADGEDVRLVLDVSEEQRFGLSLYWNQVQGPIKPWWHSNLTGPQTITLNHTDLVPCLCIQVWPLEPDSVRTSICPFREDPRAHRNLWRAARLQLLPPLGWRLDAPCSLPAEATLCWQPLDGGPCLSLVPPLPRENVTVNVSTWEKLQLQECLWADSLGPRKDDMLLVETRGPQDNGSLCALEPSGCTPLLSRASTRAARLGEQLLQDVQSGQCLQLWDNDLGALWACPMDKYIHQRWALVWLACLLLAAVLFLLLLLKMSRVKGWLRLLKENIRAGAAAGSRAALLLYSADDASFERLVGSLASALCQLPLRVAVDLWSRRDLSAQGALAWFHAQRRQTLQEGGVVVLLFSPGAVALCREWLQDATSAPRAHDPHDAFAASLSCVLPDFLQGRAPGRYVGAYFDKLLPADAVPALFRSVPVFSLPSQLPDFLGTLQGSAAPRPRRLAERAEQVSRALQPALDSCFRPPGAPGTGRGMGPEAGDRT, encoded by the exons ATGCCTGTGCCCTGGTTCCTTCTGTCCTTGGCTCTGGGCCGGAACCCCGTGGTCCTCTCTCTGGAGAGGGTTGTGGGGCCTCAGGACACGGCTCGCTGCTCTCCG GGCCTgtcctgccatctctggg ATGGTGACGTGCTCTGCCTGCCTGGGAGCCTCGTGTCCGCCCCAGGCCCCGTGCTGGTGCCCACACGCTTGCAGACAGAGCTGGTGCTGAGGTGCCACGAGGAGACTGACTGTGACCTCTGTGTGCGTGTGGCCGTCCACTTGGCCGTGCAGG GGTACTGGGAAGATCCTGAAGATGAAGAGAAGTTTAGAAGAGCAGCTGACCCAGAGCTTGAGGAGCCTAGGAATG CCTCTCTCCAGGCCCACATCGTGCTCTCCTTCCAGGCCTACCCTACTGCCCACTGTGTCCTGCTGGAGGTGCAAGTGCCTGCTGCCCTCGTGCAGCCTGGTCAGTCTGTG GGCTCTGTAGTATTTGACTGTTTCGAGGCTGCCCTGGGGGCTGAGGTGCAAATCTGGTCCTACACTCAGCCCAGGTACCAGAAGGAACTCAATCTCACGCAGCAGCTCCCTG ACTGCAGGGGTCTGGAAGTCCAGGACAACATTCAGAGCTGCTGGG ccctgccctggcTCAACGTGTCTGCAGATGGCGAGGACGTGCGCCTGGTGCTGGACGTCTCTGAGGAGCAGCGCTTCGGCCTCTCTCTGTACTGGAACCAGGTCCAGGGCCCTATAAAACCCTGGTGGCACAGTAACCTG ACTGGACCACAGACCATTACCTTGAACCACACGGACCTGGTCCCCTGCCTCTGTATTCAG GTGTGGCCCCTGGAGCCCGACTCTGTCAGGACCAGCATCTGCCCCTTTAGGGAGG ACCCCCGCGCACACCGAAACCTCTGGCGCGCTGCCCGATTGCAGCTGCTTCCCCCGCTGGGCTGGCGGCTAGACGCGCCATGCTCACTGCCCGCCGAGGCCACTCTGTGCTGGCAGCCACTGGATGGGGGCCCCTGCCTGTCGCTGGTCCCGCCGCTGCCCCGAGAAAATGTTACTGTGAAT GTGAGCACCTGGGAGAAGCTACAGCTACAAGAGTGCTTGTGGGCTG ACTCCCTGGGGCCTCGCAAGGATGACATGCTGCTGGTGGAGACACGAGGCCCCCAGGACAATGGTTCCCTCTGTGCCTTGGAACCCAGTGGCTGCACCCCACTGCTCAGCAGGGCATCCACG AGGGCAGCTCGCCTTGGAGAGCAGTTACTACAAGACGTGCAGTCGGGCCAGTGTCTACAG CTCTGGGACAATGACCTGGGAGCACTCTGGGCCTGCCCCATGGACAAGT ACATCCACCAGCGCTGGGCCCTGGTCTGGCTGGCCTGCTTACTCTTGGCCGCTgtgcttttccttctccttcttctcaaAATGAGCCGTGTGAAAG GGTGGCTGAGGCTCTTGAAGGAGAACATCCGCGCGGGGG CGGCCGCCGGGAGCCGCGCGGCTCTGCTCCTCTACTCCGCCGACGACGCGAGCTTCGAGCGCCTGGTGGGCTCCCTGGCCTCGGCGCTGTGCCAGCTGCCGCTGCGCGTGGCCGTGGACCTGTGGAGCCGTCGCGATCTGAGCGCGCAGGGAGCGCTGGCCTGGTTCCATGCGCAGCGGCGCCAGACCCTGCAGGAGGGCGGCGTGGTGGTCCTGCTCTTCTCGCCCGGGGCCGTGGCGCTATGCCGCGAGTGGCTGCAGGATGCCACTTCGGCGCCCAGGGCGCACGACCCGCACGATGCCTTTGCCGCCTCGCTCAGCTGCGTGCTGCCGGACTTCTTGCAGGGCCGCGCGCCCGGCCGCTACGTCGGGGCCTACTTTGACAAACTACTGCCCGCGGACGCCGTGCCCGCCCTGTTCCGCAGCGTGCCAGTCTTCTCTTTGCCCTCACAGCTGCCCGACTTTCTGGGGACTTTGCAGGGATCCGCCGCCCCCCGCCCTCGGCGGCTCGCGGAGAGAGCGGAGCAAGTGTCCCGGGCCCTGCAGCCCGCCCTGGATAGCTGTTTCCGGCCCCCGGGGGCCCCGGGGACAGGACGCGGGATGGGGCCTGAGGCAGGAGACAGAACTTGA
- the IL17RC gene encoding interleukin-17 receptor C isoform X3: MPVPWFLLSLALGRNPVVLSLERVVGPQDTARCSPGLSCHLWDGDVLCLPGSLVSAPGPVLVPTRLQTELVLRCHEETDCDLCVRVAVHLAVQGYWEDPEDEEKFRRAADPELEEPRNASLQAHIVLSFQAYPTAHCVLLEVQVPAALVQPGQSVGSVVFDCFEAALGAEVQIWSYTQPRYQKELNLTQQLPALPWLNVSADGEDVRLVLDVSEEQRFGLSLYWNQVQGPIKPWWHSNLTGPQTITLNHTDLVPCLCIQVWPLEPDSVRTSICPFREDPRAHRNLWRAARLQLLPPLGWRLDAPCSLPAEATLCWQPLDGGPCLSLVPPLPRENVTVNKVLEFPLLKGHPNVCVQVSTWEKLQLQECLWADSLGPRKDDMLLVETRGPQDNGSLCALEPSGCTPLLSRASTRAARLGEQLLQDVQSGQCLQLWDNDLGALWACPMDKYIHQRWALVWLACLLLAAVLFLLLLLKMSRVKGWLRLLKENIRAGAAAGSRAALLLYSADDASFERLVGSLASALCQLPLRVAVDLWSRRDLSAQGALAWFHAQRRQTLQEGGVVVLLFSPGAVALCREWLQDATSAPRAHDPHDAFAASLSCVLPDFLQGRAPGRYVGAYFDKLLPADAVPALFRSVPVFSLPSQLPDFLGTLQGSAAPRPRRLAERAEQVSRALQPALDSCFRPPGAPGTGRGMGPEAGDRT; encoded by the exons ATGCCTGTGCCCTGGTTCCTTCTGTCCTTGGCTCTGGGCCGGAACCCCGTGGTCCTCTCTCTGGAGAGGGTTGTGGGGCCTCAGGACACGGCTCGCTGCTCTCCG GGCCTgtcctgccatctctggg ATGGTGACGTGCTCTGCCTGCCTGGGAGCCTCGTGTCCGCCCCAGGCCCCGTGCTGGTGCCCACACGCTTGCAGACAGAGCTGGTGCTGAGGTGCCACGAGGAGACTGACTGTGACCTCTGTGTGCGTGTGGCCGTCCACTTGGCCGTGCAGG GGTACTGGGAAGATCCTGAAGATGAAGAGAAGTTTAGAAGAGCAGCTGACCCAGAGCTTGAGGAGCCTAGGAATG CCTCTCTCCAGGCCCACATCGTGCTCTCCTTCCAGGCCTACCCTACTGCCCACTGTGTCCTGCTGGAGGTGCAAGTGCCTGCTGCCCTCGTGCAGCCTGGTCAGTCTGTG GGCTCTGTAGTATTTGACTGTTTCGAGGCTGCCCTGGGGGCTGAGGTGCAAATCTGGTCCTACACTCAGCCCAGGTACCAGAAGGAACTCAATCTCACGCAGCAGCTCCCTG ccctgccctggcTCAACGTGTCTGCAGATGGCGAGGACGTGCGCCTGGTGCTGGACGTCTCTGAGGAGCAGCGCTTCGGCCTCTCTCTGTACTGGAACCAGGTCCAGGGCCCTATAAAACCCTGGTGGCACAGTAACCTG ACTGGACCACAGACCATTACCTTGAACCACACGGACCTGGTCCCCTGCCTCTGTATTCAG GTGTGGCCCCTGGAGCCCGACTCTGTCAGGACCAGCATCTGCCCCTTTAGGGAGG ACCCCCGCGCACACCGAAACCTCTGGCGCGCTGCCCGATTGCAGCTGCTTCCCCCGCTGGGCTGGCGGCTAGACGCGCCATGCTCACTGCCCGCCGAGGCCACTCTGTGCTGGCAGCCACTGGATGGGGGCCCCTGCCTGTCGCTGGTCCCGCCGCTGCCCCGAGAAAATGTTACTGTGAAT AAGGTTCTTGAGTTCCCCTTGCTGAAAGGCCACCCCAACGTCTGTGTCCAG GTGAGCACCTGGGAGAAGCTACAGCTACAAGAGTGCTTGTGGGCTG ACTCCCTGGGGCCTCGCAAGGATGACATGCTGCTGGTGGAGACACGAGGCCCCCAGGACAATGGTTCCCTCTGTGCCTTGGAACCCAGTGGCTGCACCCCACTGCTCAGCAGGGCATCCACG AGGGCAGCTCGCCTTGGAGAGCAGTTACTACAAGACGTGCAGTCGGGCCAGTGTCTACAG CTCTGGGACAATGACCTGGGAGCACTCTGGGCCTGCCCCATGGACAAGT ACATCCACCAGCGCTGGGCCCTGGTCTGGCTGGCCTGCTTACTCTTGGCCGCTgtgcttttccttctccttcttctcaaAATGAGCCGTGTGAAAG GGTGGCTGAGGCTCTTGAAGGAGAACATCCGCGCGGGGG CGGCCGCCGGGAGCCGCGCGGCTCTGCTCCTCTACTCCGCCGACGACGCGAGCTTCGAGCGCCTGGTGGGCTCCCTGGCCTCGGCGCTGTGCCAGCTGCCGCTGCGCGTGGCCGTGGACCTGTGGAGCCGTCGCGATCTGAGCGCGCAGGGAGCGCTGGCCTGGTTCCATGCGCAGCGGCGCCAGACCCTGCAGGAGGGCGGCGTGGTGGTCCTGCTCTTCTCGCCCGGGGCCGTGGCGCTATGCCGCGAGTGGCTGCAGGATGCCACTTCGGCGCCCAGGGCGCACGACCCGCACGATGCCTTTGCCGCCTCGCTCAGCTGCGTGCTGCCGGACTTCTTGCAGGGCCGCGCGCCCGGCCGCTACGTCGGGGCCTACTTTGACAAACTACTGCCCGCGGACGCCGTGCCCGCCCTGTTCCGCAGCGTGCCAGTCTTCTCTTTGCCCTCACAGCTGCCCGACTTTCTGGGGACTTTGCAGGGATCCGCCGCCCCCCGCCCTCGGCGGCTCGCGGAGAGAGCGGAGCAAGTGTCCCGGGCCCTGCAGCCCGCCCTGGATAGCTGTTTCCGGCCCCCGGGGGCCCCGGGGACAGGACGCGGGATGGGGCCTGAGGCAGGAGACAGAACTTGA
- the IL17RC gene encoding interleukin-17 receptor C isoform X5, which produces MPVPWFLLSLALGRNPVVLSLERVVGPQDTARCSPGLSCHLWDGDVLCLPGSLVSAPGPVLVPTRLQTELVLRCHEETDCDLCVRVAVHLAVQGYWEDPEDEEKFRRAADPELEEPRNASLQAHIVLSFQAYPTAHCVLLEVQVPAALVQPGQSVGSVVFDCFEAALGAEVQIWSYTQPRYQKELNLTQQLPALPWLNVSADGEDVRLVLDVSEEQRFGLSLYWNQVQGPIKPWWHSNLTGPQTITLNHTDLVPCLCIQVWPLEPDSVRTSICPFREDPRAHRNLWRAARLQLLPPLGWRLDAPCSLPAEATLCWQPLDGGPCLSLVPPLPRENVTVNKVLEFPLLKGHPNVCVQVSTWEKLQLQECLWADSLGPRKDDMLLVETRGPQDNGSLCALEPSGCTPLLSRASTRAARLGEQLLQDVQSGQCLQLWDNDLGALWACPMDKYIHQRWALVWLACLLLAAVLFLLLLLKMSRVKAAAGSRAALLLYSADDASFERLVGSLASALCQLPLRVAVDLWSRRDLSAQGALAWFHAQRRQTLQEGGVVVLLFSPGAVALCREWLQDATSAPRAHDPHDAFAASLSCVLPDFLQGRAPGRYVGAYFDKLLPADAVPALFRSVPVFSLPSQLPDFLGTLQGSAAPRPRRLAERAEQVSRALQPALDSCFRPPGAPGTGRGMGPEAGDRT; this is translated from the exons ATGCCTGTGCCCTGGTTCCTTCTGTCCTTGGCTCTGGGCCGGAACCCCGTGGTCCTCTCTCTGGAGAGGGTTGTGGGGCCTCAGGACACGGCTCGCTGCTCTCCG GGCCTgtcctgccatctctggg ATGGTGACGTGCTCTGCCTGCCTGGGAGCCTCGTGTCCGCCCCAGGCCCCGTGCTGGTGCCCACACGCTTGCAGACAGAGCTGGTGCTGAGGTGCCACGAGGAGACTGACTGTGACCTCTGTGTGCGTGTGGCCGTCCACTTGGCCGTGCAGG GGTACTGGGAAGATCCTGAAGATGAAGAGAAGTTTAGAAGAGCAGCTGACCCAGAGCTTGAGGAGCCTAGGAATG CCTCTCTCCAGGCCCACATCGTGCTCTCCTTCCAGGCCTACCCTACTGCCCACTGTGTCCTGCTGGAGGTGCAAGTGCCTGCTGCCCTCGTGCAGCCTGGTCAGTCTGTG GGCTCTGTAGTATTTGACTGTTTCGAGGCTGCCCTGGGGGCTGAGGTGCAAATCTGGTCCTACACTCAGCCCAGGTACCAGAAGGAACTCAATCTCACGCAGCAGCTCCCTG ccctgccctggcTCAACGTGTCTGCAGATGGCGAGGACGTGCGCCTGGTGCTGGACGTCTCTGAGGAGCAGCGCTTCGGCCTCTCTCTGTACTGGAACCAGGTCCAGGGCCCTATAAAACCCTGGTGGCACAGTAACCTG ACTGGACCACAGACCATTACCTTGAACCACACGGACCTGGTCCCCTGCCTCTGTATTCAG GTGTGGCCCCTGGAGCCCGACTCTGTCAGGACCAGCATCTGCCCCTTTAGGGAGG ACCCCCGCGCACACCGAAACCTCTGGCGCGCTGCCCGATTGCAGCTGCTTCCCCCGCTGGGCTGGCGGCTAGACGCGCCATGCTCACTGCCCGCCGAGGCCACTCTGTGCTGGCAGCCACTGGATGGGGGCCCCTGCCTGTCGCTGGTCCCGCCGCTGCCCCGAGAAAATGTTACTGTGAAT AAGGTTCTTGAGTTCCCCTTGCTGAAAGGCCACCCCAACGTCTGTGTCCAG GTGAGCACCTGGGAGAAGCTACAGCTACAAGAGTGCTTGTGGGCTG ACTCCCTGGGGCCTCGCAAGGATGACATGCTGCTGGTGGAGACACGAGGCCCCCAGGACAATGGTTCCCTCTGTGCCTTGGAACCCAGTGGCTGCACCCCACTGCTCAGCAGGGCATCCACG AGGGCAGCTCGCCTTGGAGAGCAGTTACTACAAGACGTGCAGTCGGGCCAGTGTCTACAG CTCTGGGACAATGACCTGGGAGCACTCTGGGCCTGCCCCATGGACAAGT ACATCCACCAGCGCTGGGCCCTGGTCTGGCTGGCCTGCTTACTCTTGGCCGCTgtgcttttccttctccttcttctcaaAATGAGCCGTGTGAAAG CGGCCGCCGGGAGCCGCGCGGCTCTGCTCCTCTACTCCGCCGACGACGCGAGCTTCGAGCGCCTGGTGGGCTCCCTGGCCTCGGCGCTGTGCCAGCTGCCGCTGCGCGTGGCCGTGGACCTGTGGAGCCGTCGCGATCTGAGCGCGCAGGGAGCGCTGGCCTGGTTCCATGCGCAGCGGCGCCAGACCCTGCAGGAGGGCGGCGTGGTGGTCCTGCTCTTCTCGCCCGGGGCCGTGGCGCTATGCCGCGAGTGGCTGCAGGATGCCACTTCGGCGCCCAGGGCGCACGACCCGCACGATGCCTTTGCCGCCTCGCTCAGCTGCGTGCTGCCGGACTTCTTGCAGGGCCGCGCGCCCGGCCGCTACGTCGGGGCCTACTTTGACAAACTACTGCCCGCGGACGCCGTGCCCGCCCTGTTCCGCAGCGTGCCAGTCTTCTCTTTGCCCTCACAGCTGCCCGACTTTCTGGGGACTTTGCAGGGATCCGCCGCCCCCCGCCCTCGGCGGCTCGCGGAGAGAGCGGAGCAAGTGTCCCGGGCCCTGCAGCCCGCCCTGGATAGCTGTTTCCGGCCCCCGGGGGCCCCGGGGACAGGACGCGGGATGGGGCCTGAGGCAGGAGACAGAACTTGA
- the IL17RC gene encoding interleukin-17 receptor C isoform X7, with translation MPVPWFLLSLALGRNPVVLSLERVVGPQDTARCSPGLSCHLWDGDVLCLPGSLVSAPGPVLVPTRLQTELVLRCHEETDCDLCVRVAVHLAVQGYWEDPEDEEKFRRAADPELEEPRNASLQAHIVLSFQAYPTAHCVLLEVQVPAALVQPGQSVGSVVFDCFEAALGAEVQIWSYTQPRYQKELNLTQQLPALPWLNVSADGEDVRLVLDVSEEQRFGLSLYWNQVQGPIKPWWHSNLTGPQTITLNHTDLVPCLCIQVWPLEPDSVRTSICPFREDPRAHRNLWRAARLQLLPPLGWRLDAPCSLPAEATLCWQPLDGGPCLSLVPPLPRENVTVNVSTWEKLQLQECLWADSLGPRKDDMLLVETRGPQDNGSLCALEPSGCTPLLSRASTRAARLGEQLLQDVQSGQCLQLWDNDLGALWACPMDKYIHQRWALVWLACLLLAAVLFLLLLLKMSRVKGWLRLLKENIRAGAAAGSRAALLLYSADDASFERLVGSLASALCQLPLRVAVDLWSRRDLSAQGALAWFHAQRRQTLQEGGVVVLLFSPGAVALCREWLQDATSAPRAHDPHDAFAASLSCVLPDFLQGRAPGRYVGAYFDKLLPADAVPALFRSVPVFSLPSQLPDFLGTLQGSAAPRPRRLAERAEQVSRALQPALDSCFRPPGAPGTGRGMGPEAGDRT, from the exons ATGCCTGTGCCCTGGTTCCTTCTGTCCTTGGCTCTGGGCCGGAACCCCGTGGTCCTCTCTCTGGAGAGGGTTGTGGGGCCTCAGGACACGGCTCGCTGCTCTCCG GGCCTgtcctgccatctctggg ATGGTGACGTGCTCTGCCTGCCTGGGAGCCTCGTGTCCGCCCCAGGCCCCGTGCTGGTGCCCACACGCTTGCAGACAGAGCTGGTGCTGAGGTGCCACGAGGAGACTGACTGTGACCTCTGTGTGCGTGTGGCCGTCCACTTGGCCGTGCAGG GGTACTGGGAAGATCCTGAAGATGAAGAGAAGTTTAGAAGAGCAGCTGACCCAGAGCTTGAGGAGCCTAGGAATG CCTCTCTCCAGGCCCACATCGTGCTCTCCTTCCAGGCCTACCCTACTGCCCACTGTGTCCTGCTGGAGGTGCAAGTGCCTGCTGCCCTCGTGCAGCCTGGTCAGTCTGTG GGCTCTGTAGTATTTGACTGTTTCGAGGCTGCCCTGGGGGCTGAGGTGCAAATCTGGTCCTACACTCAGCCCAGGTACCAGAAGGAACTCAATCTCACGCAGCAGCTCCCTG ccctgccctggcTCAACGTGTCTGCAGATGGCGAGGACGTGCGCCTGGTGCTGGACGTCTCTGAGGAGCAGCGCTTCGGCCTCTCTCTGTACTGGAACCAGGTCCAGGGCCCTATAAAACCCTGGTGGCACAGTAACCTG ACTGGACCACAGACCATTACCTTGAACCACACGGACCTGGTCCCCTGCCTCTGTATTCAG GTGTGGCCCCTGGAGCCCGACTCTGTCAGGACCAGCATCTGCCCCTTTAGGGAGG ACCCCCGCGCACACCGAAACCTCTGGCGCGCTGCCCGATTGCAGCTGCTTCCCCCGCTGGGCTGGCGGCTAGACGCGCCATGCTCACTGCCCGCCGAGGCCACTCTGTGCTGGCAGCCACTGGATGGGGGCCCCTGCCTGTCGCTGGTCCCGCCGCTGCCCCGAGAAAATGTTACTGTGAAT GTGAGCACCTGGGAGAAGCTACAGCTACAAGAGTGCTTGTGGGCTG ACTCCCTGGGGCCTCGCAAGGATGACATGCTGCTGGTGGAGACACGAGGCCCCCAGGACAATGGTTCCCTCTGTGCCTTGGAACCCAGTGGCTGCACCCCACTGCTCAGCAGGGCATCCACG AGGGCAGCTCGCCTTGGAGAGCAGTTACTACAAGACGTGCAGTCGGGCCAGTGTCTACAG CTCTGGGACAATGACCTGGGAGCACTCTGGGCCTGCCCCATGGACAAGT ACATCCACCAGCGCTGGGCCCTGGTCTGGCTGGCCTGCTTACTCTTGGCCGCTgtgcttttccttctccttcttctcaaAATGAGCCGTGTGAAAG GGTGGCTGAGGCTCTTGAAGGAGAACATCCGCGCGGGGG CGGCCGCCGGGAGCCGCGCGGCTCTGCTCCTCTACTCCGCCGACGACGCGAGCTTCGAGCGCCTGGTGGGCTCCCTGGCCTCGGCGCTGTGCCAGCTGCCGCTGCGCGTGGCCGTGGACCTGTGGAGCCGTCGCGATCTGAGCGCGCAGGGAGCGCTGGCCTGGTTCCATGCGCAGCGGCGCCAGACCCTGCAGGAGGGCGGCGTGGTGGTCCTGCTCTTCTCGCCCGGGGCCGTGGCGCTATGCCGCGAGTGGCTGCAGGATGCCACTTCGGCGCCCAGGGCGCACGACCCGCACGATGCCTTTGCCGCCTCGCTCAGCTGCGTGCTGCCGGACTTCTTGCAGGGCCGCGCGCCCGGCCGCTACGTCGGGGCCTACTTTGACAAACTACTGCCCGCGGACGCCGTGCCCGCCCTGTTCCGCAGCGTGCCAGTCTTCTCTTTGCCCTCACAGCTGCCCGACTTTCTGGGGACTTTGCAGGGATCCGCCGCCCCCCGCCCTCGGCGGCTCGCGGAGAGAGCGGAGCAAGTGTCCCGGGCCCTGCAGCCCGCCCTGGATAGCTGTTTCCGGCCCCCGGGGGCCCCGGGGACAGGACGCGGGATGGGGCCTGAGGCAGGAGACAGAACTTGA